ATTCAAGCTACAAAAAACTCGCGCGAGAAGGCAATGATCTGCTTGCTCGCATACTCTGGCATGAGAAATCGCGAGATCTGCAACCTCCGGCTTGTTGATGTTGACTTAGGGTCTAACCGAATCACCGTGAAAGCAGGTAAAAACAATAAGGACCGGATCATTAACATATCGGCAGAATGCACCCTCGAATTAATCGAGTACCTAAAAAAATATCCGCGCAATAAGGAAGATTATTTATTTTCGACACTGGTGAAGAATAATCAGCTAAGTCCAGGGGACCTCAGAAAGACTCTGCGCACGGTGGCTAAACGCGAACTCGGCAAGCGAAGGGTGTACCCACACTTGGTTCGTCACAGCTTGGCGACTAATTTATTAAATAGGGGTGCTAGCTTAATCATGATTCGCGACCAACTGGGCCACGCTTTCATTGAGTCCACGATGGTGTATGTTAACTCAACAGCGTTTAGAAATCGGTCCGAGTACGAGTTCTTTAAACCAGCGTATATGTAGAGGTTCCATAAACAAGAACTTATCATAATTCTCAGCGCAATGACCTGGCTATCCAACGCGAGCTAGGGAATACAAAAGCCGCAGCCATCGGTGCGCTGCGGCCCCGGCAACTTAATATGTATGCTCAATGATTAGCAGAGCGATTTTTGCAGCTGCAGCGATCAATTCTGCCGCGATCGCAAAAAAGCGCACCAGTAAGTCGCGACACTTCGTGCCCTTGACGCGAAGCTTGATTGTGAGCGAGAAGTCGTCACAATTCTGATGATGATTTCTAGCAGGCATATCGAGTCCTCCCTCCCTCGCTTAGATCGGGCCGATAAGCCAGCGAGAGGGAGGCGAGAGATGCTGCGAGGCATCATGGCGACGGCAATGGACGACTTTTCGCGGAAATCATAAACTAGCCACGACTTGCGCTGCTGGTTCGCGATCGCCGAAACTGCTATTTGTATTCGTACATATCGTGGGTATCTAGTTGGTAACAGCTCACCCAAATATCTCACGACTCCCCGCCCGGACGCCGGCTTGATGAAAAGACTGAAAAAATATTAAAATATACTGGGATCTTGTTTCCAGTTCCAAGCGAGGATGAGCATGAAGACTTGGCAGTTAACAGACTTTCGCAGCGGCGATGCCTGGATGGCCTTTCGACTAGACGCCCAAGTCCAAAATCAAGCAGTCGACATTTATATGTTGATGGACCTGCCCAGCGGCAAGTTGCTCGGATTTCAGGCTGTTGACACTGACGTCGCCAAGGACCGTCATGCGCAAGCATTGCTGGACAGCGCTTTTGACGTCAAAGGTCAGTGGCCTAAGCGCATCATCCTCGCGAAAGCCGATCCGGCGGAAGATCCACTGCGGAAGGCCGCGGCCGTGCGCGACATCCGTCTCGAGTGTGTTCCCGAACCACAGCTTGAAGATTTAATCGCACCAGTCAAGCAGTCATACGGGCAGCGTTGCTTCTCTCCCTCGTCGATGCCCTATGCCGCTCTAGACGAAGACATTGATGAAATGGACCGCGAGAGCGTTAAGCAAATGATCCCGGAAACCTACGATCCATGCTGGTGTGCCTCGGGCAAGAAGTTTAAGTTCTGCTGCAAGCCCATCTTCAAGGACATTGTCGGCGCCATGGCCTTCGCCGAGGAAGGCCGTAAAGACGAAGCACTCAGACACATCGAAGAAGCGAAAAAGATCGTGGGCGAAACGCCTGAGGTCCTTTGTCGCGAAGCTATCGTCTGGTCTCATTTCGACAAGGACAAATCAACTGCCATTCTGGAACGCGCGCTAGCAGCAAATCCTAGCCATCCACGCGCCAACTACATCCGTGGCATCGACCTGATGGACGCCGGCAATCACCACGGCGCCATCGAGGCGTACAAAAGAGCGATCGATTGCTACCCAAAGACCGCTCGCTACCATCTGAATGAGGCCTACAACAATCTGGGCACTGCGTATTTCGAATCTGGTGACCCTATGAAGGCAAAGGCTGCGTGGGAGCAGGCACTCGTACTGATGCCATCGGACAAAACAGTGCGGCGCAACCTCATCGAGTTCATCTACGGAAATGCGCAATTGTCCGGAGCTCAGCGCGCGGTGAGTCCATTCGTAGAGAAGTTCTTCGACAGGGTACGTTGACCGGCATATACGAGCACTTTATTACGCCGGTTTACTGATCAGTAAACACTGGCTGGCGGACGTTGAGGCGTCCATCGACGCCGCTGAGTCGACTGATCAGGATCGCGACTCCTAGGGCACGCGGATGTGATGTCGGTCCCGCCGGCCGCCAGTGTCACTTATGGCTTCGACTTGCCGCTGGCGGCTTGCTAAGTTGCGACATCCAAGGTAGAAATAATATGTGGTTTTTCTGAAAAAAAGTCTATATGTGTATCAATGCAATCTATTGAAAATAAAGTAATAAGTCGCATATACGGCCGAAAGAGGGGGTGGGTCTTTACCCCAAACGACTTCCTCGATCTTGGAAGCCGAGCTATTATCGATAAAGCGCTATCGAATCTGGCGCAACGCGGAACTGTAAGGCGTCTAACAAGGGGACTGTATGACTACCCACGGCTACATCCCAAACTTGGCATCCTGCCACCTTTTCCCGAGCAGGTAGCTGCCGCGATCGCGGCAAAGGACCAATCCAAATTTCAACCAAGCGGTGCCTATGCCGCAAACCTCCTCGGATTGACCGAGCAGGTTCCCGCAAAGATCGTTTTTCTCACTGATGGCATGAACCGAACGGTCACCATCGGCAAGACAAAAATCACTTTCAAGAAAACCACACCCAAGAACATGGCTACCTCGGGCCGAATCACAGGACTGGTGATCCAAGCCATCCGTTACCTCGGAAAAGCGCACGTTAATCAGCAAACCATCGACCAGTTACGCAGTCGACTGTCCAATACCGACAAAATGCAGCTCCTGAAGGATATCCGCTACGCGCCCGCATGGATTGGCTCGATTATCCGTCACATCGCTGAACCTAAGGACTAAAGAATGGATCAATTCGCTCAGCTCGCTCCTGACGAGCGCCGTGCCTACTTTGAAGCAGCCGCAGCTAATCTCGGGAACATGAGCGCCGAGATCATCCAAAAAGATTTTTGGGTTTGCTGGACACTTAAAAATCTCTTCGGTCTCGACGACATCGGCGCCCATCTCACCTTCAAGGGGGGCACATCTCTGTCCAAGGTCTACGGAATCATCAAACGCTTCTCTGAGGACATCGACGTAGCAATCGAACGAGACTACCTCGGGTTCGGGGATCTAAAAGGCCCGGAACACGCAGCCGGAACAAAGGAGCGAGAGCGGCGACTACAGAGCCTCAAGGTCAGTTGTCAGGATACTGTCAAGGGTCAGATACTCACAGCATTTTCTGCACGCTGTGAATCACTCCTTAAGCCTAACAGCTGGAGC
The Deltaproteobacteria bacterium DNA segment above includes these coding regions:
- a CDS encoding tetratricopeptide repeat protein → MSMKTWQLTDFRSGDAWMAFRLDAQVQNQAVDIYMLMDLPSGKLLGFQAVDTDVAKDRHAQALLDSAFDVKGQWPKRIILAKADPAEDPLRKAAAVRDIRLECVPEPQLEDLIAPVKQSYGQRCFSPSSMPYAALDEDIDEMDRESVKQMIPETYDPCWCASGKKFKFCCKPIFKDIVGAMAFAEEGRKDEALRHIEEAKKIVGETPEVLCREAIVWSHFDKDKSTAILERALAANPSHPRANYIRGIDLMDAGNHHGAIEAYKRAIDCYPKTARYHLNEAYNNLGTAYFESGDPMKAKAAWEQALVLMPSDKTVRRNLIEFIYGNAQLSGAQRAVSPFVEKFFDRVR